The Apium graveolens cultivar Ventura chromosome 3, ASM990537v1, whole genome shotgun sequence sequence CTTTGTATAGGAAACGAAGTTTATTGGAAGTATCCTGGTTAGTAACAGTGATACCTCCAGAGTTCAGGGTTCAAACGTCTGATATAATTACACGTGAAAGCTGATAATTTAGACATGGCAGTTATTCAACAATTAAAAATGGAGAGCGCACCTTTGTTCTGGTTTTTGACCTTACTTGACAAAGTGGAAAAAATAGATATATTTCAAAGGTCACGGTATAAGAGCCCAACTATAAGATGTCATGCTTGGTTTACAATGGCTGATAAAAAAAATCACGTGAATTGTGTGCATGTGATTGAGACATGGGGCGCGCCTACACCACAGGTAAAAAAGATCAGTGCAATTATTCCACCAATTGTGTGACAAAATCAGTGTGGATGTTGAggtaaataataataataatgtgCATGGATTTTTGCTTGCAAAAGGATTGATGCcgattttataattattttattatactATTATTGAGTCTGTGCAAGTTGAAGGAGAATGCATTTTGGATCATGTGAAATAAAGGATAATTATGTTCATCACACATGGAGATGGGAGTAAAGTAGTTATTAATATGAGGGGTCTACTAGAGAATGAGACAAGATGGGTGCATATAAACATGCATTTATCTACAGAGAGTAAATCAAAGAACAAGGAAAAATGGTGCATTCTTGTGTGAGTTAATTACCTGGCATTTAATGTTTGCCTATATAAATGAGCGGGGCCTACGTTGATTGAAGCTTGGGCAAGTGAGATATAGTGAgcttatatattaaaaaaaatataataacaAAAAAATATATTGAAGAAGCTGGAATGTTGTTAATGGCTTGCTACTATATGATGGGAAGAAAGGTTTCAAATTTTTTCAACATCGTGGCGCGCCCTCCGGTGTAACAATGAAAAATATTTGtttatatacatacaactatatGTATATTGAGCAATTGGAGAAGTGTCTAGCTAATACAGAGGTTTGAAGTATAAATATATTATGTGAAAACACTGTGAATATGTATCATGAAGGTCGTCAATGGCACGTTGAGTAATAAGTTGTTATAGATACAAATGGACGCGCcttaaagaaaagaaataaattaATGTGCGGGCCTATCCGACATAACGATACAAAGAATGTGAGGTTGGTTTTCATGGAGGCGGAAAAAAAATGAAGGCTAGTAAAAATGGGAGAAGCATGAAGATTGTGCGGGATGTGGTATATTATACGTAAGCCTTAACAAGAATTTGGTCCCAACAATAACTTCGAAAGCCCTGATATAATAGCAATATAAATGTGTGGCATCAATTTGTTATAAGAAACCCTTTGTAATACGTAATGGTATTATATCTGAGGTTGAATCCCTACTTGCAAAATAAAGGTTGACACAAAGGATGATACGTTCACATGACACACATGTAAGCAATAACAAGGGGGTAATAGGCATATTAATCACTGTACTCGTTAAAAACTTTCAAGTGGGTCACTAAGTTAAAAAAGCTTACAATTGCATCACTGAACAACTAATACCTATCAATTACATCATTGTAGTTGCAAATAATTGTGAGTGACGTTAAAATCCTTGAACTTTTGACGGAGAGCCGTTAATTTTTGCCACATAAGTAGCCAAGCAGGTGCCATGTCAGCAGATTGGGTTGCACAATTATTAACTAAACCCGGCCTGGTTAAAACTcctaaaataaaacaaacaaTTAGCCCCTAAAAGAACAAATATACGGTGACAAAAAGTATGACGAAGAGAGAAAGAACGGCGATCGAGAGAGATGAACAATCAGGATCGAGAGAGATGAACAATCAGAGGGAAATCATGTAAGTTCTCTATCTTTTCGTCATCCTTGCTATTTCTTATGTTTATTTTTGCTTCCAAGCGTGTTTAACCAAGTAATTCTAATTCTACAAAAAAACCTAATTTCATGTAGAACCAGAATTATATGAAACACCGGATGATGATGTATATTATATGTATTGTCTCTTCGTACATATGTATATTATATGTAAATATACTTTATGTATTTAACAGGGATGAAACTTATTTGGGGAATGGTAAGGAGGGAGGTGATAATGATTTATGGACTGAAGGTCAAGGTGATAGGGATGATTTATGGGCCGGAGAAAATGATGAAGGTATGTATGAAAGCGAAACATTATGCAGGGCTTAGGAAGTTTGCTGGTGAAATACTAAGAAGTAACAAAAACAACACTGTTAAAATTACTACAACTAGAGTCAATGAAGAGGATGCTCCCCACTTTCAAAGATTTTATGTATGTTATGATCAGTTGAAAAAAGCATGGAAAGAAGGATGCAGACCTATTATTGGTCTCGATGGCTGCTTTTTGAAGACCGTGTGTGGCGGACAATTGCTATCAGCAGTTGGTAGAGATGGTAATAACTCAATGTTTCCGATAGCCATGGCGGTTGTGGAGACTGAAAGCTATGCTAGCTGGAGTTGGTTCTTACATTTATTAATTGAAGACCTTGAACTCATGGATGGATATGGAATTACTTTAATATCAGACCAACAGAAAGACCTTGAATACAGAGGAGGCTGAATTATTTGAAGAAATGAAAAGAGCTCAACAAGAGGTTGAGACTGGTGAAGAAAAAATTGATTAAAAAATTAACCCAAACACACACAGCAATGATGACAAAGAAACATGTAAGAGACTGGGTCGGGTAAAAAAGGTTTTTTCATTTTATTGGATAATTTGCCATGTAATCACTCCAAGTCAGCAAACTGTTAAAAATTGTAACGGGACTGACGGACATGACTAACTTGAAAGTTTTAAGTTGTTCAGTGATGCGATTGTAAGGTTTTTTAACTTAGTGACCCACTTGAAAGTTTTTAACGAGTACAGTGATGAATATGCCTATTAACCCCAATAACAAGAGGTCCCAAGTATAGTTAGTTTGGATTTAGGATAGTCACGTGGTTTTGCAGGACACGACCTTTGATTAAATAATTGATGGCTAATCTGCAAAGAAGAGTGCAAGGCGAAGTTTGAAGCGGTTGATTTTAAAAAAGTGTGGTAGCCACTGACGATGTGTCCCAAAATACAAAGAAAGGACAGGTTATTGATTACAAAGTCAAAGTTGACAAGATTATGAACAAGAGTGCTCGCCTTTTGCCTTATATTACAAGATATATGGAAGACCACATAGGAGATCAACTTGTACAGTAAAGGAGTACACTACTTTCGTCCCTGCAGAGAAATAAAAAATTAACACAAGAGTAGAGAGGGGTAAAATAGTACTATTCCATGAAAGATGAAGAAATTATGACTTGGTGTTGTGTATAGAGTAGTTTTTCGCAGGACGCGCCCTGTGTAGTTTCAAAGAGCCAGGCCCAACCAGCATGGGACAATAATGTCAGGGCATCAAGCATCAATGTTGTAACCTGTCATATGTTTATAATAAAAATAACGAGGAAAGCCAAGCAACAACAACTAGTTTATTGTAACATGCACATAATTTGGGCGCGCCTCAGAGGGAAAAATAGCTTCATGAAAAGATTGCTCTTAATATGGACTTGTGCATACAATGTGATTACAAGGTGAATAAAAAGAATGGAGTTGAGTATGCAGGAAAAGGCTTGTACAAGGACAAAAAAGAAACTGGGAAACTTTAAAATAAATCATGTTATAATGGTGGTCACCAAACACAACAGTATATAAGATGTTCTGGCATCAAGCCTCGTCTTTAAAGGGTGGAATACGTTGTTGAATGGATGATTCCAAATAAGAATATAAAAGTGAAAGGTCTGTAACATAAAAGAGAGGCGCGGCTCCAGAGATAACGACGAGAGCTCCCTTTTTAAAAGGGCGTATCCCCGTATTTTTGTGAGCCCCTCTACAAAAAATTGGCACTTCTCTAACTTGAAATAGACGCCAAATATTTAACTCTTATAACAGTTATCTGTCAAGACTATGCTATTGTCATGATCTGTAAACAAGGTATCTCATTTAAGGTGTATTTGTATACACAAATTCTTATCTTTAATACAAAGAGGAGATGATAGCACTTTGGGTCAGTTGTGTAAGCTGGTAATGTGGACGCGCCTTCTATATACCGAAAACAGAAAACAAAGTATAGAATTTAGAAGTATTTGGCGTGCGCCATTGCTGGTGGGATCAAGCAATTACTATGCAATCCTTTGATTTATTATGATAAAATCAAAGTTGGTTGTAGGGGAGCTCATACAATTTCAATCAAATTAATTTGAAGTTGTGATCTCGATATAACTTTAAAATGTATAAGAGGCTTGCACGGGTACATCAACTTAGTAAGGGCGCGTCCACCTAGTTGTTATTACTGTGTACATCAAAAAGGAAATGAGGAAGATGTTGGTGATTAAAATTCAAAGTTGTGGACATAAATAAAAGGAAGAGATGGGGTAAATATATACTGTACATGACATCTAAAAAAATACGAGGGCGCGCCTGCATGTATTATTTTGGGTTGTgtataaaaataaaattcaagtGTTGTGATAAGTCAAGAAAGTAAGGCCAGTTGTTGGAAGAAGTTGTCCTAAGTACAAGACAAGCACGTGAAGCCGAGCATGCAATAAAACAAACAACAATACAAGTTAGGTGGCACGGATATATTGTTAAAGCTAAATAATATTTTGGAAGAAAGCAAAACTTATATTTCTGAATGAATGTTCAACTGGGATTACATTAACCGAAATGAATACAAGGCTTATAAAAGAAACTAACTACAACCCAAACACCTACAAACCAGGAGTATTACCTGGTTGGTTTCTAGCTAAAATGCAACTACATTACACCAAGTCTGATACTATAATGACCAggtcaatttattcaaatcaataAATAAAACAAACTAAACATGTTTAGACAATAAACCCAATATGCTCCCCCTTAGTCTAAACATGTTCCAGGTTCTTGACTCCAAGCAAGCTCCGCATTTTCTCGAACTTAGCTGCAGACAAAGCTTTGGTTAAAATGTCAGCTCGCTGTTCACTAGTCTTGACATGTTTAATCACGATCAATCCTTGCTCAACACAGTCTCGGATGAAATGATATCGCACATCAATGTGCTTACTTCGTCCATGGAAGATCGGATTCTTTGCTAGATCAATCGCAGATCTATTATCAATATACAAAACAACAGGACCTGGTTTGATCTCGGTAATCTGACTAAGAACCCTTTGTAACCATATTCCCTGGCAAGCTGTATTTGTGGCTGCCATAAATTCAGGTTCACACGATGACAGTGCTACACATCGCTGCTTCTGTGAAACCCAAGAAATTAGATTCTCATCGAGGTAGAATGCCATGCCGCTTGTACTCTTTCTGTCCTCGATGCTACCTGCCAAATCGCTATCAGAAAACCCAGACAAAATATAATTCCCACACCCCCTTTTATAAATTAAACCGTAATGCAGTCTGCCTTTTATGTATCGACATATTCTCTTTATAGCGCTTAGATGCAGCATTATGGGTTTTTCCATATAATGACTGACAATACCCGCTGCATATGCGATGTCAGGGCGAGTATAGACTAAATAACGCAGTCCCCCAACTAGGCTCTTATAGTAAGTTGCATCAACTGGATCTCCATTAATGTCAGCATCAATCTGTAATTTAAACTCCATGGGATACTTCACCGCATTACACTCACGCATACCAGCCTTTTATAACACCTTGTTAGCATACGTTGTTTGTTTAACCTCGATAAAATCAGCACCTTGCTCTACCTCCAAGCCTAAATAATATGACAGTCTCCCAAGATCAGTCATATCAAATTCTCGACTCATTTCCCCCTTGAATTTGACAATGTGAGAGAGATCTGTTCCACTGATGATTAAGTCATTGACGTAGACTCCAACAATTAATGAGTCAGTCCCATCCTTTCGAGTGTACATAGCATGTTCATAAGGATATTTCACAAATCCCAACTTCACCAAGCACTTATTTAGATGTGAATACCAAGCCCGAGGGGCTTGACGAAGACCATATAAATCCTTGAAAAGTTTATAAACCTTGTGCTCTTGTCCCTGTTTCACATAACCTTTAGGTTGTGACACATAAACCTCTTCTAGGAGCTCACCATTTAAAAAAGCAGACTTAAGGTCGAGGTGATGCACCTTCCACGCATTCATGGCTTCCAAAGCCAATATTAATCGTACTGTTTCAAGCCTTGTCACAGGGGCAAAAACTTCATTATAGTCGATGTCGTGTTTCTGCAAATATCCCTTAGCCACCAAGCATGCCTTATGTTTAATCACATATCCTTTTGTGTCCTTTTTTAATTTAAACACCCATTTCAGATCAATGGCTTTCTGACCCTTCGGTAAATCAGTGAGCTGCCATGTCTTATTTTTCTCTATAGTAGCAATTTCTGTATTCATTGCCTCTCTCCATGCTTCATCCCTAGCAGCCTGTTCGAAATTTACTGGTTCATCAACACTTGACAATAATAGCTCGTCCTCGAGTTCCACCTCTTCAGTAGCATTGTAGATATCTGAAAGACGTCTGAAACGTCTTGGGTCACTGTCAGCATCAGACGTACTAGAACTAGCACCTTTAGTAGTTTGAGAGGAAGAAAGGATACGGGTATGACTGGCGTGGTTGGGAAAATAAGACTGTTTGACCCTGAATTTTCACTTTCGAGTTGGGAAGTAGATGATGTGTCTGGTGAATGGTCATCAAAATCAAACTGTATATGTGCATTTCGAACTGAAGCACATTCTGTTTTATCCCATGTCTAGCCTCCCGCTTCATTGAAAGTGACATCCCTGCTAACATGAATACGCTTTAAATCTGGGTCGTACAAACGATAGGCCTTGGTACCTGGTTCCCGTCTGAAATGAAATAGTAGTTTACTTCTGTCATCGAGCATCTGAGTGAAAGGAGTTGGTACTTTCATGTAGGATAGGCAACCAAAGACTTTCAAAGAATCAACGGATGGCTTATGGCCAAACCAAGCCTGATATAGAGTGATGTCTGAAAGTGCTCGAGTGGGAAGCTTGTTCAAAATGTACATGGCATGTCTAATAGCCTCACCCCAGAATTATGCAGGTACTCCTCTTTCTTTCAACAGGCTTCGAGTCATGGCCACAACAGAGCGATTACGGCGCTCTACAACACCGTTCTGCTGTGGTGTGTAAGGCGTGGTATAATGTCTTAAAATTCCTGCTTGTTCACAGAATGATGTAAAAGTTTTGGAGCAAGATTCTCCTTCGCGATCCGTGCGTAACACCTGTATAGTCTCCTTTGTTGCATTTTCAACTAACAACTTAAACTTCTTAAAATAATTCAGtgcttcatctttagattttagcATATAAACCCACATCATACGAGTATAGTCATCTACCAATAACATAAAATTGTGATTACAATCAGGGGTGGGAGGTGATATAGGTCCGCAGAGGTCTCCATGTGTTAACTCTAACGCATGCTTGGAAGTAAAATTAGAGTGAGTCGGGAAGGGCTTACGAGATTGCTTTGACATGAGACATCCATTGCAGAGTTCTCTGGGCTGATTAATAGAAGGAAGACcatatgccattcgattctttGACATCAGATACATTGCCTTAAAGTTTACATGCCCTAGGCGTAAATGCCATAACCACGTTTTCTCTTCCTCTTTTGTCAGCAAGCAAACTTCTTTACTATCTTCAATGTGAATTCTGTAGAGACGATTAGAAGAACGTTTTATGTGCATAAAAAGTCTCTCACAGCTATCGTACACCCACAAGTTTTCTCCATCAAGAACTACTCGATTCCCTTTTTCTGAGAGCTGGCCCAAACTGATGAAGTTACTTTTCAATGTAGGAATATAATATACTTCCTAGAGTATTCGAGTTTCACCATTCTTGCAATTAATCCTGGTTGAACCCTTGCCCTCGATCTTAACCATCGAGCCATCACTAAACTTGACCTGTCCTTTCATCGTTTTATCCAAACTTTCAAATTTTTCACGACACCCAGTCATATGATTACTAGCCCCATAATCTAGATACCAGATATTCTCCTCTATTGGATTCACGTTCGAGTCTCCACCTTCAGACAAAAATATCATTTCATCTGCACTTTCATTCATAGCCACCAGAAGTACAGGCTTATCATCATTCATTTGTGTTAGGTTGACTTCCCCTCGTTGTAGTCTATCCTTCCTTGGTTTTCTACATTCGGCCGTAAAATATCCGTAGGCACCGCAATTAAAGCATTTTATTTTCCTCTGTCAATTCTGCTCCGACCACCCTGACTCTCTCTTTCACGATGGTCGTTTCCAACCTGTATTCCTCCTTTATTCGATCTTTTCAGCCATTCCTCGCGTGTAAACAGTAGTTTTCCACCATTATTCTCACGTTCACGCTTTGACCATTCCTCCTCAGTCAACAATAGTCGTTGTCCTTCCTTGCTATCACCTTGACTAGATAGTCATTCTTCATGAGATTTCAATGAACTGATTACCTCTTCAACTGACATTGTTTCCAGATTTCTGAATTGCTCAATAGCTGAAGCGATTTGCAGAAATTTGGTTGGAACTGCCCTTCGCAATTTTTTCACAACATATTCTTCTCAAATTGTCTCTCCAAGTGTCCTAATATTTGCAACCAAGCCATTTAATTTCATGCAGAATTCATCTAAGTTCTCTGAATCCTTCATTTtcaaagactcaaattcagacTTAAGTGTTTGAGCCTTCGCTTTCTTAACTTTTTCAGCACCCAAAGACACCGTTTTGATTGCCTCCCAAGCAGCCTTTGCGGTTTTCCGTTCTGTGAGTGTCAACAACAGGTCCTCAGAGATTCTCTGGTAAATCATGGCTAAAGCTCGTTTGTCTATCTTGTCCTCCACCACAGGCCTTTTGATCTTTAGGTTCGATTGCATCCCATACGCGGTGTGCTTGCATGAAGACTCTCATTTTCATAGCCCAAGCAGTATAATTAGTTTTCGTTAACATTGGTAACTCAGACCAATCTGTCCTTCTTTGTGCTTACTCGACTCTGCCATCTTGCTGTCAACAGGATTCTAACCCGGTAAAGATAGTGCTCTGATACCAGATGTTAAAGCTAAATAATATTTTGGAAGAAAGCAAAACTTATATTTCTGAATGAATGTTCAACTGGGATTACATTAACCGAAATGAATACAAGGCTTATAAAAGAAACTGACTACAACCCAAACACCTACAAACCAGGAGCATTACCTGGTTGGTTTCCTACTAAAACGCAACTACATTACACCAAGTCTCATACTATAATGACCAGgtcaatttattcaaataaataaataaaataaacaaaacatGTTTAAACAATAAACCCAACATATATAATCCCTTCAGGGAGAACTAGAGAAGTAAAAATGAAGGAACacaattattaaaataaaataacaaagacaCGCCCAGGAAAATACAGGAGAGACATGTTAAAAGGACTATCGACTTATTTCGGGATAAGTGATATGGAGAGAGTTGCATGGGATTAAGCAGTTATCATGAAGCCAAAAAGACGAAATCATCGGTATGAACATACTTGGTCAAGCGTTAAAGGTCAGAATAAATAATAATGTACCTGCACGTATCCAGAAAGGAAGTAGTGCAACCCTCATGAAGATAAAAAGCACCACAAAATAAAAGAAGTACTCTACAAATAAGGGAGAGGTTTTTATAAAAAAAGTGAGTGTGCCTTCTTAAATTTCAAAGATTAGGCATGCACCGGAATATATTGGTCGTGGCGTTCAGCAGCGTAAAAGATAATGATTCAAGAGTTAAGAAGGTATAATTGAGGTATAAAAATCTGATGGAGCATAATGTCAAGGTTATGGAAGTAATCACCAAAAGAAGTTTAATCAGAAAGAAGAAGTAGATAGACCAAGGTATCCTTTATACCTTGGTTATAGATGAAGGTATTCTCATTCGGGCATACCCCAGGGGTAGGGTGAAAGTGATTGTGTCCGTGGTCTCACATAGTTCCACGAGTGAAAGATAGATGAATTTTCTCAAAATTAAGGAAATTTCCAAACTCAGGGAAATTCTCAACTTCAAGAAAATACCTCTGAGAGTGAGATGCCCTTTATGGATATCACTTCGTGAGATGCCCTGTTAAATAGATGCTTCTATATAAGATGGTTTCTGCATTCCCTGAGTTTTGTTGAAGATAAAATCCTTCTAAAAATGTTGATCTTGGATTCAGTTTTATTAAGATTTTATAGAATaaccttgtcgaggtagatgctcctcttacagaggatgCGTCCTCCAAGGAAGAagacccttgtcgaggtggatgctcctcttacagaggatgcgccctccaaggatgaagactCTTGTCAAGGTAGATGTTTCTCTTACAAAGGACGCACATTTTGGGTATAAATACCTTGTCGAAGTAGATGATCCTCTCACAAAGGATGCGAACTCGGGGGGTAGGACGCCTGTGATTGATTACGTAACATCACATAGTGCCACGAGTATAAGGTAGAAGGATTTTCCTCAAAATCAGAGAAATGACAACATTCGAGAAAAATCTCAAAAATCCCTCTAAGAAGATGTCTCATTTTGAGATGGCTACTTGATATGCCTATATTTGAGATGTTTTTACGTGAAATACCACTTTGTTAGATGAATACATATGGTCTATTAGGTAGTGCATGTTCACCCCCTAGCTCAAACttcacttattttattaaaaattttatgattttcttgaaaagacccttgtcgaggtagatgctcctcttacagaggacacgccctccaaggatgaacaCCTTATCGAGATGAATACTTCTCTTACAGAGGAATCTCCTTCTAAAGGTGCATACTTTAATGAGGAAGAAACACCTCTTACAAAGGAAtctccctccaaggatgatttcccttgtcgaggtggatgcatctctgacagaggacgcacccttcaaggatgatttcccttatcgaggtggatgcgtctcttacagaggacgcgccctccaaggatgaatacccttgtcgaggtggatgcctctctgacagaggacgcgccctccaaggatgatttccaTTGACTAGGTGGATGCATCTCTGACAGatgacgcgccctccaaggatgatttcccttgtcgaggtggatgcgtctctaacagaggacgcgccctccaaggatgatttcccttgtcgaggtggatgtgTCTCTTACAGAGGACATGCCCtctaaggatgatttcccttgtcgaggtggatacgtctctgacagaggacgcgccctccaaggatgatttcccttgtcgaaGTGGATGTGTCTCTCACAGAGGACGCGCCCTTCAAGGATGATTTCCTTTGTCGAGGTGGATGTGTCTCTGACAGAGGAtgcaccctccaaggatgatttcccttgtcgaggtggatgcgtctctcACAGAGGACGCTCCCtctaaggatgatttcccttgtcgaggtggatgcgtctaTGACAGAGGACGCGctctccaaggatgatttccttGTCGAGGTcgatgcgtctctgacagaggacgcgccctccagggatgatttcccttgtcaaGGTGGATGCGTCTCTAACAGAGtacgcgccctccaaggatgattacccttgtcgaggtggatgcgtctctaacagaggacgcaccctccaaggatgatttcccttgtcgaggtggatgcgtctcttccagaagacgcgccctccaagaatgaatacccttgtcgaggtagatttGCCTCTTACAGAGGAagctccctccaaggatgattacctttgtcgaggtagatgctccttgtaataaccctaatttttggaatttttgaaacccttatgaatagtgttttgctgattatgctgaataagaaaacttttcatgccacactatgtagaggTTTTTTTATTGATCTtttgggatattattagtactctatgtggtatataagtgtatgtaaagatcgtcaaaattcaaatccgaacactttgatttttcccgaaaatccaccagataccgaaagaattgagtataaggtaacatgattaaaaggatttaaattcaaggattataagagaggatcataaaaagaatataatgtattgagaatggtttagggaacccaagtaataagatcccgggtatgatcctcaaacgataaacgagaacgaaagttaagcgaaccgtataacatatcagcggtcattagccaagtgattaggacttaatcaaagggttagtggagagtgatgtcatcacaccaacaagaataGGATAAGTGTGAGAGGATGACATGggaagatgacctaagcatgaccaaatgagaagtgtgttgttggttgattgtgaaccacacaaaatttaccatggtaataatctaattaacaaaccaagtggatcaaccaagccaaaaacaaatcataaacatcaaaaaatACAAAACACTTCCATTTTAAAGAAGAGCTCTCAGCTTTTtccatttcaaaggaagaaaaaaactcaaatcctagttccaagctttgttaattagtgaggtaattatctaaggttccttgtacatagatatggatatcctataagtttaagcttcaaattccttcacaatctcttccaataattcaaggaagaagatggtgaatagtaactttcaaaaaataactttagttttcttgaatttttatgaaagtttaagattatacaagcaaggatcaaggttctttaggcatacaaagctcttgtgttgtgttaagaagcttcaagaaggtataaactccaaatcctagctttagttttgagtatttaggaatgtttatgattgatatagtatatgtgaatcatgatgcttgtttgtttaaagtttggttgagtttgtagagattttgatggttgaatcttggttattagttaatgaaccttaatatggttagtagcttttgttgtgattgaatgagttggttaaaacatgaagtaatggactgatgtggtgaggtttggagggattttgggttgtaatgttgattgtggattgacttggagttgtacaaatttggtaatcgcgtaaacatagccgtcgtaatgtccgattatcctagactgtttttcttcataacatcaggaccctagaacccactgttaggttttgaccattgccatgattagatagttcatgttacgagcttcgttttgatatgtggtacgcttgaatccgatgtacggtttaggagaaacgactgttttaagtaacggcgtttc is a genomic window containing:
- the LOC141714598 gene encoding secreted RxLR effector protein 161-like; this encodes MRECNAVKYPMEFKLQIDADINGDPVDATYYKSLVGGLRYLVYTRPDIAYAAGIVSHYMEKPIMLHLSAIKRICRYIKGRLHYGLIYKRGCGNYILSGFSDSDLAGSIEDRKSTSGMAFYLDENLISWVSQKQRCVALSSCEPEFMAATNTACQGIWLQRVLSQITEIKPGPVVLYIDNRSAIDLAKNPIFHGRSKHIDVRYHFIRDCVEQGLIVIKHVKTSEQRADILTKALSAAKFEKMRSLLGVKNLEHV